A single region of the Acidithiobacillus acidisediminis genome encodes:
- a CDS encoding DUF3683 domain-containing protein — protein MSERREIPYNYTSFSDQEIVARFLGPDAWVTLEKLREQRVTGRSARMLFEVLGDLWVVARNPYLQEDLASDSKRRKALWQALDHRLDEIANRAEENPLVLQLLDRCRGAKERFIRDLAAEADLRKRAAKAFAKVSPKDHVDFSPYARVAHVTDASDWRVELPLVVLYPATEAELAAQVRICRELRLAIIPRGGGTGYTGGAIPLTPLSAVINTEKLDQLSAITEVTPPGCAVPVSAVEAGAGVVTKAVADLADSAGLVFAVDPTSMDASTIGGNIAMNAGGKKAVLWGTALDNLLSWRMVMPDGNWLEVERLEHNLGKIHDQERVRFRITRYQQDGKTILGEPELLELPGQSFRKIGLGKDVTDKALGGLPGIQKEGCDGIITSGRFLLHRLPKQIRTVCLEFYGKDLEPAVAAIVEVKNYVESLPNVLLTGLEHLDERYIKAVKYSNKAPRRERPRMLLLADLASDDSDAVGAAASAVVRLANIRGAEGFIATTAESRRRFWADRSRTAAIAAHTNAFKINEDVVIPLDRLGEYTRAVERLNIEQSISNKLHIIAALAQYLRGDLPELRRVKDFADTEEERAIVESKRQAALNLLEMVEHRWQGYLAHLDQPATALLSALPAEEQAGLDLQQSLLQLLLRRDLRISYREAIGKPLEELFAGERFTGVLSEIRRIHEGVRRTRIFVALHMHAGDGNIHTNIPVLSSDREMLQEADRVVDRIMDVAKELGGVISGEHGIGITKMRWLEPEKIAAFAQYKQDVDPDEIFNPGKLLPGSGLDRAYTPSLQLVEQEALILEASELDALNREIKDCLRCGKCKPVCMTHVPRANLLYSPRNKILATGLLIEAFLYEEQTRRGVSQQHFQALEDVADHCTTCHKCQTPCPVDIDFGEVSVHIRNLLRARGEKTFSAGTRLALRYLNATEPQTVHFLRRGVLQPAYQAQALAHRLAKPLLPKGEAPASTGKADIRAEVIHFLRKPLPTDMGAQTMRQILGIVDHETVPILRDPQCAPDSEAVFYFPGCGSERLFSQIGLATLAMLYRVGVQTVLPPGYLCCGYPQTAAGQEDKGQEISVRNQVLFHRVANTLNYLDIKTVILSCGTCMDQLLKYQFEQIFPGCRLLDIHEFLLEKGVRMEGVSGVQYLYHDPCHSPMKTYKPLTVAETLLGQPVRGSERCCGEAGTLASSRPDIATQLRARKEEVLHSDIQALTGDSKARDGNVKLLTSCPACQQGLERYRLDTGLDTDYIVVELAKAQMGDDWARQFAEEARHGGIERVLL, from the coding sequence ATGAGTGAACGGCGGGAAATTCCCTACAACTACACCTCGTTCTCCGATCAGGAAATCGTTGCCCGTTTTCTTGGCCCCGATGCCTGGGTCACCCTGGAAAAGCTGCGTGAGCAGCGGGTCACCGGGCGTTCGGCGCGGATGTTGTTTGAAGTCCTGGGCGATCTCTGGGTCGTGGCGCGCAACCCGTATCTGCAGGAAGATCTGGCCTCCGACAGCAAGCGACGTAAGGCCCTGTGGCAGGCGCTGGATCATCGTCTGGACGAAATTGCCAACCGCGCGGAGGAGAATCCCCTGGTCCTGCAGCTCCTGGACCGGTGTCGCGGGGCGAAGGAACGATTCATTCGCGACCTTGCCGCCGAAGCCGATCTACGCAAGCGGGCGGCCAAAGCCTTCGCCAAGGTCAGTCCCAAAGACCATGTCGATTTCAGCCCTTATGCCCGCGTCGCCCATGTGACCGATGCCTCGGACTGGCGGGTGGAATTGCCTCTGGTCGTTCTGTATCCGGCAACAGAGGCAGAACTGGCGGCCCAAGTCCGTATCTGCCGCGAGCTGCGACTGGCCATCATTCCGCGCGGTGGCGGTACCGGTTATACCGGCGGGGCCATTCCTTTGACTCCACTGAGCGCCGTCATCAATACCGAGAAACTGGATCAACTGTCCGCCATTACCGAAGTCACTCCCCCCGGGTGTGCCGTTCCGGTCTCTGCCGTGGAAGCGGGCGCCGGGGTGGTGACCAAAGCCGTCGCCGACCTTGCCGATAGTGCCGGACTCGTCTTTGCCGTTGACCCCACCTCGATGGATGCCTCCACCATTGGCGGCAACATCGCCATGAATGCGGGCGGCAAGAAGGCCGTGCTCTGGGGAACCGCCCTCGACAACCTACTCTCCTGGCGCATGGTCATGCCCGACGGCAACTGGCTGGAGGTGGAGCGACTGGAGCACAACCTGGGCAAGATTCACGATCAGGAACGGGTCCGCTTTCGCATTACTCGCTACCAGCAGGATGGGAAAACGATACTGGGAGAGCCGGAACTCCTCGAACTTCCGGGACAGTCCTTTCGGAAAATTGGGCTGGGAAAAGATGTCACCGATAAGGCCCTGGGTGGCCTGCCGGGCATTCAGAAAGAAGGTTGCGACGGCATCATCACCTCGGGGCGGTTCCTGCTCCATCGCCTGCCCAAGCAGATCCGTACTGTCTGTCTGGAGTTTTATGGTAAAGATCTGGAGCCGGCTGTTGCCGCCATTGTCGAGGTCAAAAATTACGTCGAGTCCCTGCCCAATGTTCTATTGACCGGCTTGGAGCATCTGGACGAGCGCTATATCAAGGCGGTGAAGTACAGCAACAAGGCGCCACGCCGCGAGCGGCCACGGATGTTGCTGCTGGCCGACCTTGCGAGTGACGACAGCGATGCCGTCGGGGCAGCGGCCTCGGCGGTGGTACGCCTAGCGAATATCCGTGGTGCCGAGGGTTTCATTGCCACCACAGCAGAGTCGCGACGCCGCTTTTGGGCCGATCGCAGCCGCACTGCCGCCATCGCTGCTCACACCAATGCCTTCAAAATCAATGAAGACGTGGTCATCCCCCTCGATCGCCTGGGGGAATATACGCGCGCGGTAGAACGCCTCAATATCGAACAGTCCATTTCCAACAAGCTGCACATTATCGCTGCCTTGGCGCAGTATCTGCGCGGGGATTTGCCGGAACTGCGGCGGGTCAAGGATTTTGCGGATACCGAGGAAGAACGCGCCATTGTCGAGAGCAAACGACAAGCGGCCCTGAACCTGCTGGAGATGGTGGAACACCGCTGGCAAGGCTATCTTGCGCACCTGGACCAGCCCGCTACGGCGCTGCTATCCGCCCTGCCAGCGGAGGAACAGGCTGGCCTGGATTTGCAGCAAAGTTTGCTGCAGTTGCTCTTGCGCCGGGATCTGCGCATCAGCTACCGCGAAGCCATTGGCAAACCCTTGGAAGAGCTTTTTGCCGGCGAGCGCTTTACCGGCGTGCTTAGCGAAATTCGTCGCATTCACGAGGGCGTGCGGCGCACGCGCATCTTTGTCGCGCTGCATATGCATGCTGGCGATGGCAATATTCACACCAACATTCCGGTGCTGTCGTCGGATCGCGAGATGCTGCAGGAGGCCGACCGCGTTGTCGATCGCATCATGGATGTGGCGAAGGAACTCGGAGGGGTGATTTCCGGCGAGCATGGCATTGGTATTACCAAGATGCGCTGGCTGGAGCCGGAAAAAATCGCGGCTTTTGCCCAGTACAAGCAAGACGTTGATCCCGATGAAATCTTCAACCCCGGCAAGCTCTTGCCCGGTTCTGGACTCGACCGGGCCTACACTCCTTCCCTGCAACTGGTGGAGCAGGAGGCGCTCATTCTGGAGGCCAGCGAGCTCGATGCTCTGAATCGCGAAATCAAGGATTGCCTGCGTTGTGGCAAATGCAAGCCGGTTTGTATGACCCACGTACCGCGGGCCAATCTCCTCTACTCGCCGCGCAACAAGATCCTCGCCACGGGTCTTCTGATCGAGGCCTTCCTCTATGAAGAGCAGACGCGGCGCGGGGTATCGCAGCAGCATTTTCAGGCACTAGAGGATGTTGCGGACCACTGCACGACCTGCCACAAATGCCAGACCCCCTGTCCGGTGGATATTGATTTTGGTGAGGTCTCGGTCCATATCCGGAATCTGCTGCGCGCGCGCGGAGAAAAGACCTTCAGTGCCGGAACTCGTCTGGCCCTGCGTTACCTCAATGCCACAGAGCCGCAGACGGTGCATTTTCTCCGTCGCGGGGTGTTGCAGCCAGCCTATCAAGCCCAGGCCCTTGCCCACCGTCTGGCCAAGCCCCTCTTGCCCAAAGGGGAGGCACCCGCCAGCACCGGCAAGGCCGATATCCGTGCCGAGGTGATTCACTTTCTGCGCAAGCCGCTGCCCACAGACATGGGCGCGCAGACCATGCGGCAAATCCTCGGTATCGTCGATCACGAAACCGTGCCCATCCTGCGCGATCCGCAATGCGCACCCGATAGTGAGGCGGTGTTCTACTTTCCGGGTTGCGGCAGTGAGCGCTTGTTCAGCCAGATTGGCCTCGCCACCCTGGCCATGCTCTACCGCGTGGGGGTACAGACCGTGCTTCCCCCGGGCTATCTCTGCTGCGGCTACCCGCAGACCGCCGCTGGGCAGGAGGATAAGGGGCAGGAGATCTCGGTACGCAATCAGGTACTCTTCCATCGCGTTGCCAACACATTGAATTACCTGGATATCAAGACCGTAATCCTATCCTGCGGCACCTGCATGGATCAGCTACTCAAATATCAGTTCGAGCAGATCTTTCCGGGCTGCCGCTTGCTCGATATCCATGAGTTCCTGCTGGAAAAGGGCGTGCGCATGGAAGGCGTTTCGGGAGTGCAGTATCTCTACCATGATCCCTGCCACAGCCCGATGAAAACCTACAAACCCTTGACCGTTGCCGAAACCTTGCTGGGGCAGCCGGTACGCGGCTCGGAACGCTGTTGCGGCGAGGCCGGCACCCTGGCCAGCAGCCGTCCAGACATCGCCACGCAGTTGCGTGCACGCAAGGAAGAGGTGCTGCACAGCGACATCCAGGCCTTGACCGGAGACAGCAAAGCCAGGGACGGCAACGTCAAGCTGCTGACTTCCTGCCCAGCCTGCCAGCAGGGTCTGGAGCGCTATCGTCTGGATACTGGCCTGGATACCGACTATATCGTGGTCGAGCTGGCCAAGGCGCAAATGGGGGATGACTGGGCGCGGCAATTCGCGGAAGAGGCCCGCCATGGCGGCATCGAGCGTGTCCTGCTGTGA
- a CDS encoding Smr/MutS family protein, with product MKTPPEDRALPVVLDGVLDLHQFRPAEVNDLVREYLRSCRAAGILQLRIIHGKGKGVLRRRVHDLLAVEPMVRAFGLAQDRSSWGATWVDLYPADVTPPAKRLPRQTVTAQARPPFWYRLLQSIFVRK from the coding sequence ATGAAAACACCACCTGAGGATCGGGCATTGCCTGTAGTCCTCGACGGGGTCCTGGATCTGCATCAATTCCGCCCTGCCGAAGTCAACGATTTGGTGAGGGAATATCTGCGCAGCTGCCGCGCCGCCGGTATCCTGCAGCTGCGCATCATCCACGGCAAGGGCAAAGGTGTCCTCCGTCGGCGAGTGCATGATCTTCTCGCGGTAGAGCCCATGGTACGTGCCTTCGGGCTGGCGCAGGACCGCAGCAGCTGGGGAGCAACCTGGGTTGACTTGTATCCGGCAGATGTCACCCCCCCGGCGAAACGGCTTCCCCGGCAAACGGTAACGGCGCAGGCGCGTCCGCCATTCTGGTATCGCCTGTTACAATCCATCTTTGTACGCAAGTGA
- the sat gene encoding sulfate adenylyltransferase encodes MSTAAVVHLMSARQRCDLELLLSGAFAPLTGFMDQATWQSVLSQMRLPNGTLWPMPITLEVGEDLAQRLQVGDELRLDREDGTPLARLCVAECYRPDRRQEALLVYGSDDRRHPGVAQILDLPAWNVAGTVQVWEEGALRRAAAVEFPPEYRYPEELRAFAAGRPLLAFQTRNPLHHAHIAITRAAMSELGEEARLLLHPAIGPTKPGDVDAAARMRAYRAVLPQYPEGRVLLAPLPLAMRMAGPREALWHALIRRNHGATHFVVGRAHADPGHPEHGSWYSPFAAQELLEEKRDELGITPVLLPEYAYSPQRRAYVPRAQANGERLSDLSGTELRRRLAANEEIPDWFSPPEVVHILRQAYRGADRRGLVVWFTGLSASGKSTLAGMLARRLESKDSRAVTLLDGDVVRRFLSKGLGFSREDRDENIRRIGFVASLVARHGGIALVAAISPYRGARAEARRLVEEAGGLFVEVHVATPLTVCAERDPKGLYARAQRGEIAHFTGVSDPYEEPETPELRLDTSQIVDAEALATLWNYLLTAGVLRSEG; translated from the coding sequence ATGAGCACCGCTGCTGTGGTCCATCTAATGTCGGCGCGGCAGCGCTGTGACCTGGAGCTGCTGCTTAGTGGCGCCTTTGCCCCGCTCACGGGTTTCATGGATCAGGCCACCTGGCAGTCGGTACTCAGTCAAATGCGCCTGCCCAATGGCACGCTCTGGCCGATGCCCATCACCTTGGAAGTCGGCGAGGATTTGGCCCAACGCCTGCAAGTGGGTGATGAATTGCGCCTGGACCGGGAGGATGGCACACCCCTGGCGCGCTTGTGCGTGGCCGAGTGCTACCGTCCAGATCGGCGGCAGGAGGCGTTATTGGTCTATGGCAGTGATGACCGGCGTCATCCTGGGGTGGCACAAATTCTTGACCTGCCAGCATGGAATGTTGCCGGTACGGTACAGGTCTGGGAGGAGGGCGCACTGCGGCGGGCGGCGGCGGTAGAGTTTCCGCCGGAGTATCGTTACCCGGAAGAATTGCGCGCCTTTGCCGCCGGGCGGCCCTTGCTCGCCTTCCAAACCCGGAATCCCCTGCATCACGCCCATATTGCCATTACCCGAGCGGCAATGTCCGAGTTGGGGGAAGAGGCGCGCTTGTTGCTGCATCCCGCCATCGGCCCGACCAAGCCGGGGGATGTGGACGCGGCGGCCAGGATGCGTGCCTATCGTGCGGTGTTGCCGCAGTATCCCGAAGGGCGAGTGTTGCTCGCGCCCCTGCCGTTGGCCATGCGCATGGCCGGTCCGCGTGAGGCGCTGTGGCATGCCTTGATTCGTCGCAATCATGGCGCGACGCATTTTGTGGTGGGTCGTGCCCATGCCGATCCTGGGCATCCGGAGCATGGTAGCTGGTACTCTCCCTTTGCCGCCCAAGAGTTACTGGAAGAAAAGCGGGATGAACTGGGGATCACGCCGGTGCTTCTGCCCGAGTATGCCTATTCACCCCAACGACGCGCCTACGTACCGCGGGCGCAGGCCAATGGCGAGCGCCTATCCGATCTATCAGGCACGGAACTGCGCCGCCGTTTGGCCGCCAACGAAGAAATTCCTGATTGGTTTTCCCCGCCCGAGGTAGTACATATTCTGCGCCAAGCCTATCGGGGTGCGGATCGCCGCGGACTGGTGGTCTGGTTCACCGGGCTTTCTGCCAGTGGCAAGAGCACCTTGGCAGGGATGTTGGCGCGGCGTCTGGAAAGCAAAGACTCCCGCGCGGTAACCCTGCTCGACGGGGACGTCGTGCGGCGTTTTCTATCCAAGGGCCTGGGTTTCAGTCGCGAGGACCGTGACGAGAACATTCGCCGTATCGGTTTTGTCGCGAGTCTGGTCGCTCGGCATGGCGGTATCGCCCTGGTCGCAGCTATCTCGCCTTATCGCGGTGCGCGCGCTGAGGCCAGACGTTTGGTGGAGGAAGCCGGCGGTCTCTTTGTGGAAGTGCATGTGGCAACGCCGCTAACGGTTTGTGCGGAACGTGACCCCAAAGGGCTCTATGCCCGGGCACAGCGCGGCGAGATCGCACACTTTACTGGAGTTAGTGATCCCTACGAAGAGCCAGAGACCCCGGAGCTACGACTGGATACCAGCCAGATTGTTGATGCTGAAGCTTTGGCTACCCTCTGGAACTATCTGTTGACGGCTGGGGTGTTGCGCAGCGAGGGCTGA
- a CDS encoding GNAT family N-acetyltransferase yields MSQHRLRLAVAEDLAQIVAIYNSTIASGVVTADTESVSVASRRAWLEGHDAARRPVWVMEEEERICAWMSFSDFYGRPAYRHTVELAIYVREDQRGKGLGSALLQYAMERAPHFAVTTLLAFVFAENRASVRLFEKFGFSRWGHLPAVAEIQAQSRDLLILGRKIPA; encoded by the coding sequence TTGAGTCAGCATCGGTTACGTTTGGCTGTCGCGGAGGATCTGGCGCAAATTGTCGCAATCTATAACTCCACCATCGCCTCCGGCGTCGTGACGGCGGATACAGAGTCCGTCTCCGTAGCGAGCCGGAGGGCTTGGCTGGAAGGACACGATGCAGCGCGCCGACCGGTGTGGGTAATGGAAGAGGAAGAGCGTATTTGTGCTTGGATGAGCTTTTCCGATTTCTATGGTCGGCCGGCCTACCGTCACACGGTGGAACTGGCCATTTATGTCCGTGAAGACCAGCGGGGGAAGGGTTTGGGATCGGCGTTGCTGCAATACGCCATGGAGCGCGCGCCGCATTTCGCGGTCACGACCTTGCTCGCGTTTGTTTTTGCCGAGAACCGCGCGAGTGTGCGCCTCTTTGAGAAATTTGGTTTCTCGCGGTGGGGACATTTGCCCGCCGTTGCCGAGATCCAAGCCCAATCCAGAGACTTATTGATCTTGGGGCGAAAGATACCGGCGTAA
- a CDS encoding class II aldolase/adducin family protein: protein MEEEGVIKFQLHWQASDPALPETFRELELWRTRLRAIGGIGADPRRYGGIGFGNLSRRCAEGFWISGTQTGELQQLGREHYSLVERWDIAANTVWARGPVAPSSESMSHAALYDRRPDIHWVFHVHIPELWRRAAAQDLPRTPAGVEYGTPEMALAVQDLASNAPLPLVLCMTGHEDGILAAGQNANSCGEALLRAIARAPAS, encoded by the coding sequence ATGGAAGAAGAAGGCGTCATCAAGTTTCAACTCCACTGGCAGGCGAGTGATCCCGCCCTGCCAGAGACCTTCCGCGAGCTCGAACTCTGGCGAACGCGCCTGCGCGCCATTGGCGGCATCGGCGCCGATCCCCGGCGCTATGGTGGAATTGGCTTTGGCAACTTGAGTCGACGTTGTGCCGAGGGGTTCTGGATCAGTGGCACCCAGACGGGGGAGTTACAACAGCTCGGGAGAGAGCACTACAGTCTGGTGGAGCGCTGGGACATTGCCGCCAACACGGTCTGGGCACGCGGACCCGTCGCTCCTTCTTCGGAGTCCATGAGCCATGCTGCCCTCTACGACAGGCGCCCCGATATTCACTGGGTATTCCACGTCCACATCCCAGAACTCTGGCGACGCGCGGCCGCACAGGATCTGCCGCGCACTCCCGCGGGCGTCGAGTATGGGACGCCGGAGATGGCGTTGGCGGTGCAGGATCTCGCCAGCAATGCCCCACTCCCCCTAGTACTCTGCATGACCGGTCACGAGGATGGGATTCTGGCAGCCGGCCAGAACGCAAATTCGTGTGGCGAAGCCCTACTGCGTGCGATCGCCCGCGCGCCGGCCAGCTAG
- the panC gene encoding pantoate--beta-alanine ligase, with the protein MPLLRDPSSLRKWRQQLQGSLAFVPTMGHLHAGHLALFRLAQARAEQVLVSIYVNPLQFGPGEDFDSYPRSLDEDLHKLGEAGCTAVFVPTDQDLYPNGPLAQTQVEPPARLSDILCGVQRPGHFRGVATIVLKLLHLVAPDMLVLGEKDYQQYRIVQQMLVDLNLSTQLLCGPTQREPDGLAMSSRNTRLSPEQRAIAPALAAELRQLCRLPANNAAESSAEASAERLRQAGFALDYLELRDSETLQPLSHTQPGARWFAAARLGPVRLIDNMVIP; encoded by the coding sequence ATGCCTCTGCTGCGCGATCCCAGCAGCCTGCGCAAGTGGCGACAGCAACTGCAAGGCAGCTTGGCCTTCGTGCCCACCATGGGGCATCTCCATGCCGGGCACCTGGCCTTGTTTCGCTTGGCGCAGGCGCGCGCCGAACAGGTCCTCGTCAGCATTTATGTCAATCCTTTGCAGTTTGGGCCCGGTGAAGATTTTGACAGCTATCCGCGCAGCCTGGATGAGGACTTGCACAAGCTTGGCGAAGCCGGGTGTACGGCAGTGTTCGTACCAACGGATCAGGACCTCTACCCCAATGGACCGCTCGCACAGACCCAGGTCGAGCCGCCGGCACGACTCAGCGATATCCTCTGTGGCGTGCAACGCCCGGGGCATTTCCGTGGCGTCGCAACCATTGTCCTCAAGCTGTTGCACCTGGTAGCGCCAGACATGCTTGTGCTAGGGGAAAAGGACTACCAGCAATACCGCATCGTGCAGCAGATGCTGGTCGATCTGAACCTGTCCACACAACTGCTCTGTGGGCCCACGCAACGGGAGCCTGATGGTCTGGCGATGAGTTCGCGCAACACCCGGCTGTCACCGGAACAACGGGCCATCGCGCCAGCCCTGGCGGCCGAACTGCGCCAGCTCTGCCGACTCCCAGCCAACAACGCCGCAGAGAGCAGCGCCGAGGCATCTGCTGAACGTCTGCGCCAGGCAGGTTTTGCCCTGGATTATCTGGAGCTGCGCGATAGTGAGACGCTACAGCCCCTCTCCCACACCCAGCCCGGCGCACGCTGGTTCGCTGCAGCACGCCTGGGGCCCGTGCGCCTCATCGACAACATGGTGATTCCATGA
- a CDS encoding DUF1275 family protein gives MNSAVPASFVRADLRIQLLSAIAAAADVMAFLRFHDVFTSAMTGNLALLGLALGQGHLALATHSLFALLGFMLGAIVASALAERPFWQGERILLLELVGLLIFAGGWWLWGFPTAGGQLAVMILASAAAMGVQSVLARHINVAGVPSVVFTNTLTSILISLTRAAQQRQRPSWMTLQQVAALLAYAGGAVLIATLLWLSPAWAVNLPWLTLIVVWILGRHENTT, from the coding sequence GTGAATAGCGCCGTGCCTGCCAGTTTTGTGCGCGCCGATCTTCGTATTCAGTTGCTTTCCGCCATCGCCGCCGCGGCAGATGTGATGGCATTTCTGCGTTTCCACGACGTCTTTACCTCGGCCATGACGGGCAATCTTGCGCTCTTGGGGCTTGCCTTGGGGCAGGGACACCTCGCTCTGGCTACCCATTCCCTCTTTGCCCTCCTCGGTTTCATGCTTGGCGCTATCGTCGCCAGCGCCTTAGCAGAACGTCCCTTCTGGCAGGGCGAGCGCATCCTCCTCCTGGAACTGGTTGGGCTCCTGATTTTTGCCGGAGGCTGGTGGCTTTGGGGTTTTCCCACGGCAGGTGGGCAGCTGGCGGTGATGATCTTGGCCTCTGCTGCGGCTATGGGCGTACAGAGCGTCCTGGCGCGGCACATCAATGTGGCTGGCGTGCCATCGGTCGTATTCACCAACACCCTTACCAGCATTCTGATCAGTCTGACCCGGGCCGCACAGCAGCGGCAACGCCCCAGCTGGATGACCCTGCAACAGGTCGCGGCTCTTCTGGCCTATGCAGGTGGCGCTGTCCTCATTGCCACGCTGCTCTGGCTCAGCCCGGCCTGGGCGGTCAATTTGCCCTGGCTCACCCTGATCGTGGTCTGGATACTTGGCCGGCATGAAAACACCACCTGA
- a CDS encoding NFACT RNA binding domain-containing protein, protein MDSLQLYSVARCLEESFAGQMLRGTEVQQGVAVLYFPRGRLYLAYQHTPVGLFWADALAQVPKPAGSAAILGQKLRGFRLVSLELPWADRILRLRFAQTGLDRQEKSWSLLAECFGARAAILLLDDEERIHWASRWDTLEQDPARILPQASYQPPPKTQSWEDLPNLLLLLHPKQRERFGDGALEQIAALLQGPSCQPWWQGGVGAEPYPLRFDVGAVVIPIAEAVRWRAPVARVPRGQQTASAVGAREQEAQRLRRRQQRLWEDLAKWQDAQTEEARRYAAALFASPDRVHSGGILLLPEYRSDGVGEIELAIPAGKYLHAYAQELMRRAQRAERARQRIGDELARVDAALRHLPEQDIAPGVATESSGKPRSRRPVGIEEREVDGFNILWGKNARANDYLSFRLGQPHDLWLHVQDLHGSHVLIRRQNPQQDVPAEVLRQAAEIALQHSASQSLSAEVDWTELRNVSRHPQGGAGRVLYRRFQTLRVRRPGSTRN, encoded by the coding sequence GTGGATAGCCTACAGCTATATTCCGTTGCACGTTGCCTGGAAGAAAGCTTCGCTGGGCAAATGCTCCGCGGTACGGAAGTTCAGCAAGGCGTAGCGGTCCTCTATTTCCCTCGCGGCCGCTTGTATCTTGCGTACCAACACACGCCGGTGGGTCTGTTCTGGGCCGATGCGCTTGCGCAGGTGCCCAAACCTGCCGGATCGGCTGCGATTCTCGGGCAGAAACTCCGGGGTTTTCGTCTCGTTTCCCTGGAGCTTCCTTGGGCTGACCGCATTCTGCGTCTACGCTTTGCCCAAACGGGTCTGGACCGGCAGGAAAAGAGCTGGAGCTTACTGGCAGAGTGTTTTGGCGCTCGTGCCGCGATTCTTCTGCTGGACGATGAGGAGCGGATTCACTGGGCATCGCGCTGGGATACGCTGGAACAGGATCCAGCGCGGATCTTGCCCCAGGCATCCTACCAGCCACCGCCCAAAACGCAGTCCTGGGAGGATCTTCCTAATCTTCTGCTATTGCTCCATCCCAAACAGCGTGAACGCTTTGGAGACGGCGCGCTGGAACAGATCGCGGCGCTTCTGCAGGGCCCCTCCTGCCAGCCCTGGTGGCAGGGTGGTGTGGGAGCAGAGCCCTATCCGCTGCGGTTCGATGTGGGTGCCGTGGTGATTCCGATCGCCGAGGCAGTGCGCTGGCGAGCGCCAGTGGCTAGAGTGCCACGAGGGCAGCAAACGGCCTCTGCCGTTGGGGCGCGAGAGCAGGAGGCGCAACGCCTGCGCCGACGCCAACAGCGCCTGTGGGAAGATTTGGCCAAGTGGCAGGATGCGCAGACCGAGGAGGCACGCCGGTATGCCGCTGCCCTTTTTGCGTCACCCGATCGGGTGCACTCTGGCGGAATACTGCTTCTGCCGGAATATCGCAGCGATGGCGTGGGAGAGATCGAATTGGCCATTCCCGCAGGCAAATATCTGCACGCCTATGCGCAGGAGTTGATGAGGCGAGCGCAGCGCGCAGAGCGGGCGCGACAGCGGATAGGGGACGAATTGGCGAGGGTGGATGCGGCTCTGAGGCATTTGCCGGAGCAGGACATTGCGCCTGGGGTTGCGACGGAATCGAGTGGCAAGCCGAGGAGTCGCAGGCCAGTAGGGATCGAAGAACGCGAAGTGGATGGTTTTAACATTCTCTGGGGCAAGAATGCCCGCGCCAATGATTATCTGAGTTTTCGCCTGGGGCAGCCCCATGATCTGTGGCTGCATGTACAGGATCTGCACGGCAGTCACGTACTGATTCGGCGACAGAATCCCCAGCAGGACGTGCCTGCCGAGGTCCTGCGCCAAGCGGCAGAAATTGCCCTGCAGCATAGCGCGTCGCAGTCCTTGAGCGCCGAGGTGGATTGGACAGAACTGCGTAATGTCAGTCGCCATCCGCAAGGGGGCGCAGGTCGGGTACTATACCGTCGATTTCAGACGCTGCGTGTGCGGCGACCCGGGAGCACAAGGAATTGA
- the panB gene encoding 3-methyl-2-oxobutanoate hydroxymethyltransferase: MSKRIDSWTSAKLRGEKRVLVTAYDYPFARLAEEAGIDGVLVGDSLGMVVQGHRDTLQVTLEQMAYHTEMVARACSHTLVFADLPLGSYEESPAQCWRSASTLLRAGAEVIKWEGGLEFREHLEFCAARGLNVCVHLGLTPQRLRQWGGFQRQGTTPEAADRLAKEALTLAQSGARFLLLEAVPADLAAQISAESPIPVIGIGAGPSTDAQVLVLHDVLGFGKAPPFARAFVDGADLLRRGLADYAQAVREQHFPTATRKR, from the coding sequence GTGAGCAAACGGATCGACAGCTGGACGTCGGCAAAGCTACGCGGGGAAAAGCGGGTATTGGTCACCGCTTACGATTATCCCTTCGCCCGCCTGGCAGAAGAGGCGGGAATCGATGGCGTGCTGGTGGGTGATTCCCTGGGCATGGTGGTACAGGGACATCGCGATACGCTGCAAGTGACGCTGGAGCAAATGGCCTACCATACCGAAATGGTGGCGCGCGCCTGCAGCCATACCTTGGTTTTTGCCGATCTCCCGTTAGGCAGCTACGAAGAAAGCCCGGCGCAGTGCTGGCGTTCTGCCAGCACCCTGCTGCGTGCTGGTGCCGAGGTTATCAAATGGGAGGGCGGCTTGGAGTTCCGCGAGCATTTGGAATTTTGCGCTGCCCGTGGTCTGAATGTTTGTGTGCATCTTGGTCTCACCCCACAACGCCTGCGCCAGTGGGGCGGCTTTCAGCGTCAGGGGACAACCCCGGAAGCCGCCGACCGCTTAGCGAAAGAGGCCCTGACCCTAGCGCAATCCGGAGCGCGTTTTCTCTTGCTCGAGGCCGTACCGGCCGATCTTGCCGCCCAGATCAGTGCCGAAAGCCCCATTCCGGTCATTGGCATCGGCGCCGGTCCCAGTACCGACGCCCAGGTTCTGGTCCTGCATGATGTTCTCGGTTTCGGCAAGGCCCCGCCCTTTGCCCGCGCCTTCGTCGACGGGGCAGACCTGCTGCGTAGGGGACTGGCAGACTACGCGCAAGCAGTGCGCGAGCAACACTTTCCCACTGCGACGAGAAAACGCTGA